One Euphorbia lathyris chromosome 1, ddEupLath1.1, whole genome shotgun sequence DNA segment encodes these proteins:
- the LOC136217736 gene encoding uncharacterized protein has protein sequence MGRKGKAKITVDNEADSDIEFSDALQAKYNQPFGLVDEREGLLYCWFSRQELATLIIVDQKYLASIGLEKDFNEILKFHGWHRLATKRTQVYYNFTVEFLTTLKKELPVGCGKHSFRLNGVPYRLSDTTLAALMGVYNHPEAVSGFEEPMTKDKAWEQLTGLSEFDSRTASPIHLLDPVLNLVHKFVAHNLLGKTESNKISKTELLILWCVANHKPVDSIKAIFEGFSSQTSRKRGSIGLGHLVTNFLDNQFKDLDIQEDGFHPTLLNSAFLGKSTFHSVLNRNSSGEASSSGRARKRVRNLPQLREGEHDEPEEEEAAIADDQTEHQRPGTEAQFHDINTMMAEMRDLNLRTFNTVQQMDQRFTTFEQNMDRRLTGLEYVAADYCERYNMQWPPPLADQ, from the coding sequence ATGGGAAGGAAAGGCAAGGCCAAGATCACAGTTGACAATGAAGCCGACTCTGACATCGAATTCAGCGACGCTCTGCAAGCTAAGTATAACCAACCTTTTGGGCTAGTCGATGAGAGAGAGGGGCTATTGTATTGTTGGTTTTCTAGGCAAGAACTTGCCACTCTAATCATTGTTGACCAGAAATATCTAGCATCTATAGGTCtggaaaaggatttcaatgaaatcctaaaattccaCGGTTGGCATAGACTAGCCACAAAAAGGACCCAAGTGTATTACAATTTCACTGTAGAATTTCTGACCACCTTGAAAAAGGAGTTGCCTGTGGGGTGTGGTAAGCATTCTTTCAGACTGAATGGTGTACCCTATCGTCTCAGTGACACTACGTTAGCAGCCTTGATGGGAGTCTATAACCATCCAGAggcagtctcgggttttgaggaacccatgacaaaagataaagcttgggaacaattaacagGCTTATCAGAATTTGACTCCCGCACTGCTAGCCCAATCCACCTCTTAGACCCAGTGCTAAACCTTGTGcacaagtttgtggctcacaacTTGTTAGGCAAAACTGAGAGCAATAAGATCTCAAAGACAGAATTACTCATACTGTGGTGTGTTGCCAACCATAAACCCGTTGATAGTATCAAAGCCATCTTTGAAggcttttcaagccaaacaagtagaaaacgcgGGTCCATTGGCCTTGGACATTTGGTTACCAACTTCCTTGATAAccaattcaaagatttggaCATTCAGGAAGATGGTTTCCACCCCACCTTGCTTAACTCCGCATTTTTGGGAAAATCTACTTTCCATTCAGTTTTGAACAGGAACTCATCTGGAGAGGCAAGCTCAAGTGGGAGAGCAAGAAAACGGGTAAGAAACCTACCACAACTAAGAGAGGGAGAGCACGacgaacctgaggaagaagaagctgcAATAGCAGATGACCAAACGGAACACCAAAggccggggacggaggcccaattcCACGACattaacaccatgatggcagaaatgagaGACCTTAACCTTCGGACCTTCAATACTGTTCAacaaatggaccaacggttcactacCTTCGAACAGAACATGGACCGAAGGCTCACGGGCCTTGAATATGTAGCGGCAGACTACtgtgagcgctacaacatgcagTGGCCACCTCCCCTGgctgatcagtaa